A single window of Rhodamnia argentea isolate NSW1041297 chromosome 5, ASM2092103v1, whole genome shotgun sequence DNA harbors:
- the LOC115728799 gene encoding myb-related protein 308-like produces the protein MGRSPCCEKAHTNKGAWTKEEDDKLVAYIRAHGEGCWRSLPKAAGLLRCGKSCRLRWINYLRPDLKRGNFTEEEDEIIIKLHSHLGNKWSLIAGRLPGRTDNEIKNYWNTHIRRKLLNRGVDPATHSPIKDRRDEPTISFASNSKEIKETKSSAELSFAGNLEDSADAAASSAQERCPDLNLELRISPPSHQQQRAEPISRFAGGKSDSCLECSLGLKDGRNCGCGVGAIESETSVGYDFLGLKAGALGYRS, from the exons atggGAAGGTCTCCTTGCTGCGAGAAGGCTCACACCAACAAAGGCGCGTGGACCAAGGAGGAGGACGACAAGCTCGTCGCCTACATAAGGGCGCACGGCGAGGGCTGCTGGCGGTCGCTCCCCAAGGCCGCCGGCCTCCTCCGCTGCGGCAAGAGCTGCCGCCTCCGCTGGATCAATTACCTCCGGCCCGACCTCAAGCGGGGCAACTTCACCGAGGAAGAGGACGAGATCATCATCAAGCTGCACAGCCATCTTGGTAACAA ATGGTCGCTCATTGCCGGGCGGCTGCCGGGGAGGACGGATAACGAGATCAAGAACTACTGGAACACGCACATAAGGAGGAAGCTTCTGAACCGCGGCGTCGATCCGGCCACCCACAGTCCGATCAAAGACCGCCGCGACGAGCCCACCATTTCTTTCGCCTCTAATTCTAAGGAGATCAAAGAGACGAAGAGCAGCGCCGAGCTCAGCTTTGCGGGCAACTTGGAAGATTCGGCGGACGCGGCGGCATCGTCGGCCCAAGAAAGGTGTCCCGACTTGAATCTCGAGCTCAGGATCAGCCCTCCTTCTCATCAACAGCAACGGGCCGAGCCGATCTCGAGATTCGCCGGCGGGAAAAGTGATTCGTGTCTCGAGTGCAGTCTGGGGTTGAAAGACGGCCGAAATTGCGGCTGCGGCGTTGGAGCGATCGAGAGTGAAACTAGTGTCGGGTATGACTTCTTGGGCTTAAAGGCAGGTGCTTTGGGTTATAGGAGCTGA